A region of Triplophysa dalaica isolate WHDGS20190420 chromosome 18, ASM1584641v1, whole genome shotgun sequence DNA encodes the following proteins:
- the rfk gene encoding riboflavin kinase, whose product MRSLPYFCRGKVIHGFGRGSKDLGIPTANFPESVVDSLPADINTGIYYGWARVGNGDIHKMVMSIGWNPYYKNTKKSMETHVIHTFKEDFYDQILSVAMVGYIRPEKGFASLDELISAIHSDIEEAKAKLDLPEHLKLKEDNFFKTSISTTADQILNGHRL is encoded by the exons ATGAGGAGTTTACCATATTTCTGCCGAGGAAAAGTCATCCATGGGTTTGGACGTGGAAGTAAAGATCTGGGAATTCCGACAG CCAACTTCCCAGAGTCTGTGGTGGACAGTCTCCCTGCTGACATCAACACTGGTATATACTACGGGTGGGCACGTGTGGGTAATGGAGACATTCACAAGATGGTCATGAGCATTGGCTGGAATCCTTACTACAAAAACACTAAGAAATCAATG GAAACGCATGTGATCCACACGTTCAAGGAAGATTTCTATGACCAGATATTGAGTGTGGCTATGGTCGGTTACATTCGTCCTGAAAAAGGATTCGCATCACTGG ATGAGTTAATTTCAGCGATTCACAGTGACATTGAAGAGGCGAAGGCAAAGCTGGATCTTCCGGAACACTTAAAACTTAAGGAGGATAACTTCTTCAAAACATCAATATCTACAACAGCCGATCAGATCCTGAACGGGCACAgattataa